AGCTTTGGTCCGCTCCAGGATCTCCTCCATGGCGGAGACGGCGCAGACGTTGCGGTAGTAGTCCGGGCTGCCCACGTAGCAGTGTACTGAGAGGTACTCGGCCTGGCCGCGCATCCTCTCCAGCACGGGCAGGTCCCACTCCTCCCGGCCCAGGCCGCAGGCGACTAGGCGCACGTTGGGGTCGGTCCAGCGCATGACCTTGGCCATCTCCAGGGCCTTCTTGGCGTAGTCCTCGGCGTCAAGGTGTCCGATCTGCCAGGAGCCGTACACCTCGTTGCCCAGGCCCCAGTAGGGCACATTGAAGGGGACGGAGTTGCCATGCCGGCGGCGCCGGTTGGCGTAGTGAGTGTTGGTCCAACCGTTGCAGTACTCCACCCAGCCAGCCGCCTCCTCGATGGTGCCGCTACCGGCGTTGGCGCAGATGTAGGGCTGAGTGTTGAGGCGGCGGCAAAAGCCCAGGAACTCGTCGGTGCCGAAGCGGTTGCTTTCCTCCTCGAACCAGGCCAGGTCGAACCGACGGGGACGCTTGTCCCGAGGACCTACACCATCCTGCCAGTGGTAGCCGGAGACGAAGTTGCCCCCGGGCCAGCGCAGGACGGGAGGGGCCAACCGCTGGCAAGCCTTGAGGACGTCCTTGCGGTAGCCCTCGGCGTCGCTCAAGGGCGAGCCCTCGTCGAAGATGCCACCGTAGATGCAGCGACCGAGATGCTCGATGAACATCCCGTAGATGTTTGGCTCGATGCGGCCGATCACCACCTCGGGACGGATAGCGATCATATGTCCCCCTCCCGGCGCAAGCCGCCCGATGATACACCGCGCGGCAAGGCGCGGCAAAGGCCCAAAGCGCATGGTGCGTCGATTGGCCTGATGCTGCGCAGATCAACGCTGATCAGACACAACGAAGAGACGATCTGCGGCAATCAGTGCCTCATCAGCGTCATCAGCGTTCCATCCGATTTCCATCGGTTCTCCACATTCTTGCGCTATCCTCAGGCCATAGCGATGGGAGAGCGACTAGCTCCCTCGATAGAAGGAGATACAGATGAGAAAGGCATTAGCAGTGCTAGCAGTGGCGTCCGTCCTGGCTCTGGCCCTGGGTGGGGTTCTGGCGGTGGAGGCCCAAGGGCCCGGAACCTACGGCTACGGCCGCGGCATGATGGGCGGACGGGGCGTGTGGGGAAACGGGGTCGCTCCGGCCGGCACCGGCGTCCTGCACGACGTAATGGTCGAGAGCATGGCCGAGGTTCTGGGCATGGAAGTGGCGGACTTCGAGGCCGCCCAGGCCGAAGGCCAGACCTTCTGGCAGATAGCTCTAGCGCAGGGCGTGGCTCCGGAGGACATCCCCGCCCTCATGCAGCAGGCTCGCGACATGGCCCTGGAGAAGGCAGTCGCTGAGGGGCTGATCACCCAGGCGCAGGCCGACTGGATGGCCGGGCGCGGCGCCGGCCCCTGGGGTGGGCATGGGTTCGGCCGCTACGGTGGCATGTGCCCCTTCGCCGGCGAGGACGGCCTACCCTACGGCGGCCGCTGGAGCCGGCCCAGCACCAGCTAGGCGAAAGTCGGCACCAACCGATTGGGCTCCCAGGGCCGCTTCCCTGGGAGCCCAATCGTCCGCCCACTGGCTCTGCGGGGCCCACACGCCCGGCTAAGGCAGATTGTATAGTCTAGGGCTGTGATATAGTATTTAGGCATTAGGTCTGCCTAGAGTATAGCCAAAGAGGAGAAAGCATGATGTGGTGGCACGGGATGCCTTGGGGAGGCATGGGTTGGTTAGGAGGTCTGATCATGATGTTCGGTGGATTGCTCTTCATCGTTCTGTTAGCAGCACTGGTGATCTGGCTGGTAAGCGCGGGCCGTCAGACCGGCAGCTCCACCCGGGATCGGGATGCCGCGGCAGGGCGGCCATCCCCGCTCGACATCGTGCGAGAGCGATACGCCCGAGGCGAGATTAGCCGCGAGGAGTACGAGCGCCTGAGGGACGACCTGAAGACCTGAGCGCATCAACCGAGGGCTCATCCCGCCCGGATGAGCCCTCCAGCTCGACCGGCAGGAACACGCCGAATGGGGCCCCCCGGACCGAGCCAGTTCCTAGGAGCGATACGTCTGAGGCGCGCCCGTTCCGACGCGCCTAGACTGGGGCGTTCATGCCCCACGCACTGGCTCCTTGGGCGGCACGGGCAACAAGACGCGGACCACAGTGCCCTCGCCCGGTCGGCTCTCCACCTCGATGCGCCCCCGATGCGCCTCCACGATGGTCTTGCTGATGTATAGCCCCAGGCCCGTTCCCCCGATGCTCTCGTTGATGGCGTTGCGACCGCGATGAAAACGTTCGAACAGGTGAGGCAGATCCTCGGGGGCGATGCCGATGCCGGTGTCGCGCACCAGAACCTCCAGCCACTCACCCTCATGGGAGGCAGACAAGGTCACCGACCCACCTTGAGGGGTGTACTTGATGGCGTTGCTGAGCAGATTGCCGAGAACTTGCTCCAGTCGCCGGGGGTCGCCCAGCATGGCAGGTAGCTCGGCAGGCAAGTCCGCATCCAGGTGCACGCCCTGTTGGTCGGCCCTGGGCCGCAGCCGCTCCATCGCTCCCTGGGCTAGTCTGACCAAGTCCACTCGGGCGTGCTCCAGGTCCAGCTTGTCCGCCTCCATCCGGGAGACGTCCAGAATGTCGTCGATGAGCCAACGGAGCCGCTCACCGCTGTCGTAGACCGTCTGCAAGAACTCCTGCTGCACCGGACTGAGGGCGCCCGCGCCCCCGGACAGGAGCAGCTCGGTGTATCCCATGACCG
The nucleotide sequence above comes from Anaerolineae bacterium. Encoded proteins:
- a CDS encoding alpha-N-arabinofuranosidase, whose amino-acid sequence is MIAIRPEVVIGRIEPNIYGMFIEHLGRCIYGGIFDEGSPLSDAEGYRKDVLKACQRLAPPVLRWPGGNFVSGYHWQDGVGPRDKRPRRFDLAWFEEESNRFGTDEFLGFCRRLNTQPYICANAGSGTIEEAAGWVEYCNGWTNTHYANRRRRHGNSVPFNVPYWGLGNEVYGSWQIGHLDAEDYAKKALEMAKVMRWTDPNVRLVACGLGREEWDLPVLERMRGQAEYLSVHCYVGSPDYYRNVCAVSAMEEILERTKASIRQVYEVEDAAQAPVKIAVDEWNVWYRARGNERFAAADKLREVYDLSDALCVATFVHLFQRECRTVTMANLAQMVNVIAPILTTPESILLQSIYYPLVLLRHHSGPLAVQVEAEGDCVPEERAGAVACPYLDVAASLSEDGRKLYLSVVNRHQTEDIEEPVQVKGAALGDVRAWELNGPDVHAVNTFECPEVVSAREVQASLGQGVYVFPAHSHTVMEVALH